CACCACCTGGCGTTGCAAGCTAGCCTTCGGCTGACCCGCCCCTTCACCCTCTTGGCTCCGTCGTCCCCTCGGGGCCCCCCTTTTCCGTGGTCTTCACCGATTGGCCCTCCACCACCAGGGCGCTGGGAGAGGCATACCGCCTTTCTCTTTCCCGGTCCCGCCGGACCAGGGCCTGAGCTGCCCTCTCCCAAACCCTTACAAGCTAACCTCCGGCTGACCTTTCTGCCCCTTGCGGAAGTAGGGGTAGGCCGTGGACCCGTGGGGTAGGTCATGGGCCATGGCGCGCCACTTGATGCCGTTTTCCAGAACGTACAGGATAGCGTTGCGGTTCCTTTGGGGTGGGGGCCCCAAAGACGATTTCTCGGCGAGCTACCTTGACGGGGCAACCCCCGGGCTTGGGAGCGGGGATCAGGGGCTC
Above is a window of Thermus tengchongensis DNA encoding:
- a CDS encoding transposase codes for the protein MGPPPQRNRNAILYVLENGIKWRAMAHDLPHGSTAYPYFRKGQKGQPEVSL